From the genome of Danio aesculapii chromosome 16, fDanAes4.1, whole genome shotgun sequence, one region includes:
- the LOC130243811 gene encoding triple functional domain protein-like encodes MFVFRGRFAVTKWCEQRASRRSVAAKARQQEANASRAGGSGAGGFTVSSAPSPGGLLDTYETPASYILILEIADQGRILDYIVSWGNLTEEKVSLYLRDILEALHYLHACRIAHLDLKPENVLIEQTSAKPLVKLADFGDAAHLSNIPYIHPLLGSPEFSAPELVLGESAALASDLWSLGVLAYVMLSGASPFLDESVEETCLNICRIDFSFPEDYFHGVSQAARDFICMLLQGEPSRRPSAQVCLYEEFWLQPDSTSSAARLDTSRLISFIERRKHQNDLRPVASFQAFLRSRLLSQT; translated from the exons ATGTTCGTCTTTAGAGGCAGGTTTGCTGTCACTAAGTGGTGTGAGCAGAGAGCAAGCAGGCGATCTGTGGCCGCTAAAGCTCGTCAACAAGAAGCTAATGCGTCGAGAGCAGGTGGTTCAGGAGCTGGGGGTTTTACAGTGTCTTCAGCACCCTCACCTGGTGGCTTACTGGACACCTACGAGACCCCAGCCAGCTATATTCTCATCCTGGAGAT TGCTGATCAAGGTCGTATCCTGGACTATATTGTTAGCTGGGGGAACTTGACTGAAGAAAAGGTGTCTCTTTACCTACGGGATATTCTAGAAGCTTTACACTACCTTCACGCTTGCAGGATTGCTCATCTTGACTTAAAG CCCGAGAATGTATTAATCGAGCAAACATCAGCTAAGCCTCTAGTCAAACTGGCGGACTTTGGCGACGCGGCGCATCTTTCCAACATCCCTTACATCCACCCTCTGCTGGGCAGCCCTGAGTTCTCGGCCCCTGAGCTAGTGTTGGGTGAATCTGCAGCTCTGGCCTCTGACCTCTGGAGTTTAGGTGTATTGGCGTACGTAATGCTCAGTGGCGCGTCTCCGTTTCTGGATGAAAGTGTGGAAGAGACCTGCCTCAACATCTGCCGCATCGACTTCAGCTTCCCAGAGGACTACTTCCATGGTGTGAGTCAGGCGGCGCGGGACTTTATATGCATGTTACTCCAAGGCGAGCCATCCAGACGTCCCTCTGCACAGGTTTGCCTTTACGAGGAGTTCTGGCTACAGCCCGACTCGACCTCCAGCGCAGCTCGCCTCGACACTTCCAGACTTATCTCTTTTATAGAGCGGAGGAAACATCAGAATGATTTACGCCCCGTCGCCAGTTTCCAAGCGTTTCTGCGTAGTCGCCTTCTCAGTCAGACCTGA